The genomic DNA CTCGATGCCGAGGGGCACCGTGGTGGTGTAGGCCCGCTCGACGAAGGTGGCGCCCACCGTCTGGAAGCACGCATCCAGCAGCGCGGGGGCCAGGAGCTCCGTCTCGCTCTGCCTGGCGCCGGCGGGCTGCCTCAACCGGGCCAGCGCCTCTCCCTCGCGCCGCCAGATCCGCTCCACCCACCGGCTGGGAGGCGCCATCTGGATGCCCAGCGACTCGTGGAGCGCGTAGAAGGCCTCGCCGGACTGCTCCTGGGTGCAGCGGGCGCGGAGGGCCGACGGCGTGCCCGCATCATTATATGCGGGCGGGGGCGTGCTCGTGGCGAGCACCTGGCCGGTGGCGTGCGTGGTCCACTCCTCCGGGGCTCCCTTCTCCCCGGACGCGAGGCTGTACACCTGGAGCGCCGCGCCTCCCGAGGCCTCCGGAATCAGCACGACCTGGAGGTCACACGTCTCGCCCTCGGGCAGGTGCAGCGGCTCGATGAAGGACAGGCCCTCCAGCGTGCGGGCCTCTCCGCCCAGGGACTCCGCCGCCGCGGCCAGCGCCATGCAGACGTAGCCCGCTCCCGGCATCACCGGCGAGCCGAAGAGGCGGTGATCTCCCACGAAGGGGTGCGACTCCAGCGACAGCCGCGACTCGAAGACGATGTCCTTGAGCCGGGGCGAGCGCAGGCGCTGGCCCAGCAGCGGCTGGGGCGCCAGACCCGAGGCCTCCCGACGCGCGGGCCGAGCCTCCTTCTGGGGGGAGGGAGAGAACCAGAAGCGCTCGCGCTGCCAGGGGTACGAGGGCAGCCGCGCGAGGCGGCCGGGCTGCGCGTAGAGCCGGCTCCACTCCACGGGCAGGCCCAGGGTGTAGAGGCTTCCGAGCGAGCCCAGCATCGAGGCGCGCTCCGGCTGGCCCCGGCGCAGGGACGCGAGCACCGTGCCGGACTCGCCGCGCTCCCGCAGGCACTCGCTCAGCGAGACGGAGAGCGTGGGGTGGGGGCCCACTTCCAGGAACATCCGGTGCCCGGCGTCGAGGCAGGTGCGCACGGCGTCCGCGAAGCGCACGGGCTCGCGCACGTTGCGGCCCCAGTACTCGGCGCCGAGGTGTTCTCCCTGGCTCTCCCGGCCGGTGACGGTGGAGAAGAGGGGGAGCTGGGCCGGCTGGGGACGCAGGCCGCGCAGCGCCTCCACCAGCTCGACACGCAGGGGCTCCATCTGCTCGCAATGGGAGGCGTAGTCCACGCCCAGCGGGCGGCAGAAGGCCCCCTGTGCCTGGAGCTGCTTCTCGACGGCGTCGACGGCCTCCGGCTCTCCGGAGAGCACGAGGGCGCGCGGGGCGTTGATGACGGCGACGGACACCCGGCCCCGCCAGTCCGCGAGCAGCGGCGTCACCTCGTCCTCGGACAGTCCCACCGCCAGCATCTTCCCGTGCCCCATGGCCCGCTGCGTGAGGCGGGCGCGGTGGTACACGGCGAGGAGCGCGTCCTCCAGCGAGAGCGCCCCGGCCACGTGGGCGGCGGCCAGCTCGCCCACGCTGTGTCCCAGCACGGCGTCCGGGACGATGCCCCACTCGCGCCACAGCGCCGCCAGGGCCACCTGCACGGCGAACAGCGCGGGCTGGGTCACCTCCGTCTGTCCCAGCCGCGAGGCGCTTCCCTGGGCGCGCAGCTCCTCGAGCAGGGACCAGCCGGTGTACGGGCGCAGCAGCGCGTCACACCGCTCCACGAGGGCGCGGAAGACGGGCTCCGTCTCCATCAGCTCGAGGCCCATGCCGATCCACTGCGGGCCCTGTCCACAGAAGACGAACACCACGCCCTGCCGGGGCTGCCGGCGCCCGCTGGCCACGTCCGCCTGCGCCTGCTCCTGGGCGAAGGCGGCCAGCTTCCCGGCCAGCTCCTCGCGCGAGCGCCCCACCACCGCCAGGCGGAAGTCATGGTGCGTTCGCCGCACGCTGGCGGTGTGCGCCACCTCCCCCAGCGTCCACGCCGCGGGCGTCTGCCCGAGGAAGTCCCGCCACGTGCCAGCCATGGCCCGCAGGGCCTCGGGGCTGCGCGCCGAGAGCGGCAGCAGCCACGTACGCTCCGGTGGCTCGCGCGGGGCCTGGGGCGGCGCCAGCCGGGGGGCCTCCTCCAGCACCACGTGCGCGTTGGTGCCGCCGAAGCTGAAGGCGCTCACCCCCGCGAAGCGCCGCTCCGCGCCCGACGGCCAGGGCTTCGGCGTGGTGGGGATGGCCAGCGGCGCCTCCCCGAGGGAGATGTGCGGGTTGAGCCGCTCGAAGTGGAGGTGGGGGGGAATGGTCTCGTGCTTGAGCGCGAGCGCGGCCTTGATGAGCCCGGCCATGCCGGCGGCGGACTCGGTGTGGCCCAGGTTCGTCTTCACCGAGCCCACGTGGCACACCTGCCCATGGGGGCGCGGCTCGCCGAGCACGTTCACCAGCGCTTCCATCTCGATGGGGTCTCCCAGCGAGGTGCCCGAGCCATGCGCCTCCACGTAGCCCACCTGGGTGGGGGAGATGCCCGAGGCCTCCAGCGCGCGGCGGATGACGGACTGCTGGGCGAGCCCGCTGGGCGCGGTGATGCCGTTGGTGTGCCCGTCCTGGTTGACGGCGGTCCCCAGCACCAGCGCGAGGATGTCGTCCTTGTCCTTGAGCGCGTCCGACAGCCGCTTGAGCACCACCACGCCGCAGCCCTCGGAGCGCACGTAGCCGTCCGCGCGCGCGTCGAACGTCTTGCACCGCCCGTCCGGCGACAGCATGCGCGCCTTGGAGAAGCTGACGGTGAAGTCCGGGGCGAGGATGAGGTTCACCCCGCCGGCCAGCGCCAGGTTGCACGTGCCCAGGCGCAGGCTCTGACAGGCCATGTGCACCGACACCAGCGAGGACGAACAGGCCGTGTCCAGGGCGATGCTCGGGCCGCGCAGGTCGAACGCGTAGGACAGCCGGTTGGCCGCCATGCAGTGCACGAGCCCCGCGCCGATGTACGCGTCCAACTGCCGCGTGTCCGCGAGCTGCATGCCGGTGTAGTCCGACAGGCAGATGCCCATGAAGACGCCCGTCTGGCTGCCCTCGAGCCGCTCCACGGTCTGGCCCGCCCCCTCCAGCGCCTCCCAGGCCACCTCCAGGAGCAGCCGGTGCTGGGGATCCATCCGCATCGCCTCGCGGGGGGAGATGGCGAAGAAGTTCGCGTCGAAGCCGTCGACGCGGCCCACGAAGCCGCCCCAGCGCGTGGTGAGCTTGCCGGGGACGTCCGGGTTCGCGTCGTACCAGGCGTCCGTGTCCCAGCGATCCGCGGGGACGGGGGTGATGCCCTGGCGCCCGTTCTTCAGCAGCTCCCAGTAGGACTCGGGCGAGTCGACGCCGCCGGGGAAGCGGCAGCCCACGCCGATGATGGCGATGGGATCGGCCTCCAGCATGCGCAGGGTGTCGGGGTTGGCGCGCAGGCGCATGGCCAGCAGGGCGCGCTTCTCGGGGGACAGGTCGCCCAGACGGCGGGTGGCTTCACTGCTCATGACTGGTGGGTGCTCCCGGACAGGAGGTTCATGACGTCTTCGTCGGAGAGCCCATCGAGCTCACCGAGCATGGCGTTCAAGTTGACCGCGGAGGCCTCCACGGCCGGGGGAGGGGGCTCGGACGCGGGGGTGGGCGCGGCGGACGGGGCGGACTCCGGCTCGGGCGAGAGTTGCATGCGCTCGGCCAGGTACGGCACCAGCCCCTCCAGCGTGGGGTAGTTCCACAGCACGGTGGCGGACAGCTTGAGCTCGAGGCTGGCCTCCAGCCGGTTGCGCAGCTCGAGCGTCATCAACGAGTCGAAGCCCAGCACGCGCAGCGGGGTGCGCGCGTCGATGCGCGAGGGCGACAGCTTGAGCACCTGGGCGATCTGCGCCTTGAGGTGCGATTCGAGCTGCGCGCGGCGGCGCCAGCCGGGCTCGGCGGCCAGCAGCGTCTGGCGAAGGGCCTCGGTGGGGCGCGGCGGGGGCGTGGCGGCGTCCTGGGGGCTGGCCAGCTCGTCCAGCAGGTGGGTGCGCGCGGCGGTGGGGTAGTGCTGGCGCCAGGCTCCGGCGTCGAAGCGCATCACCGCCACCTGGGCCCGGGCGCCGAAGAGCACCTGGGCCAGGGACTCCACGCCCCCGGGGGGCGAGAGGGGGCCCAGCCCGTGTCCCTCCAGGCGCGTGCCGCGATCCGGCCGGGCGGCGAGGCCCACCTCGGACCAGGGGCCCCAGTTGATGCTGAGCGCGGGCACGCCGTGGGCCCGCAGGTGGTGGGCCAGCGCGTCCAGGAAGGCGTTGCCCGCGGCGTAGTTGCCCTGGCCGGGAGAGCCCAGCACCGACACCACCGAGGAGAAGAGGACGAAGAAGTCCAGCGGCTGCCCGGCGTGCAGCGTGTGGAGGTTCCACGCGCCCTCGACCTTGGGCGACATGGCGCGCCGCAGCCGCTCCAGGTTGAGGTTGGCCAGGGTGCCGTCGTCGAGGATGCCCGCCGCGTGGACGATGCCGCGCACCGGCGGCAGCTCCCGCCCCAGCGCCTGGAGCGCCTGGGTGAGCGCTTCGAGGCGCGACACGTCCGCGCGGGCCAGATGCACCCGGGCTCCCGCGCTCCGCAGCGCCTCCAGTGCGCGCGCGGCTTCCCCCGAGGGCTCGCCGCGGCCCACCAGCACCAGGTGGCGAGCGCCCTGCTCGACGAGCCACCGCGCCACCTCGAGCCCCAGGCCCCCGAGGCCTCCCGTGAGGAGGTAGGTGGCGTCCGGGCGGATGCGGCCCGCGAGCGCCCGCGCGGAGTCCGGCGGCGTGCTCCGCGCCAGCCGGGCCGAGTAGCGGGTGCCGCCGCGCAGTGCCACCTGATCCTCGGTGTCGTCCGCGTCCAGCTCCTCCAGGGGGAAGGCCTCGTCCCCCGAGGCGTCCAGATCCACGCAGGTACAGCGCAGCTCGGGGTGCTCGTGCGCGAGCGCCTTGCCCACCCCCCACAGCGGGGCCTGGGCGAGGGCGAAGGACTTCTCCTCTCCGCTCACGGCCTGGGTGCCGCGCGTCACCAGCCAGAGGCGGGGTGACTCGTTCCAGCCGGCCCGCGAAAAGGCTTGGACCAGGTGCAACACGCCACCGCTGCCCAGGAGGAGGGCGCGCTCCAGGGACTCGAGCGAGGTGGACTCGGGCCCCGCCGCATCGAGGCTCCACAGGTGCACCACGCCGCGCGGCGCCGAGTCGAAGGCCTCGCGCAGCAGTTGCTGGAAGTGCTCGGGCCGGGCCGGGTCCAGGGCGTACCCGTCCTCGGAGAGGCGCCGCCAGTCGGGGCCGGGGGTGACGACGACGCAGCGCTCGCCCCGGGCCGCCAGCTTCTCCACGAGCGACGTCCCCACGCCTCGCGCATCGGCGAAGACGAGCCACGCGCCCGGCGTCCATTCCGCGGGCGGGGACGGACGCCGTACGGGCCTCCACTGGAGCTCGTACCTCCCGTCGCGTCCGGCGCGCGACGCCAGCGTGCGGAGCACGTCGGCCGCCACCCGCTGGAAGTGCAGGCCCACGGCCTCGGCCAGGAGGCGGCCCTGGTCATCGAGGACGAGGAGATCGCCCGCGATGATCTCGGCGCCGGGCTCGGCCGGGCGCAGGCGGGAGTGGGCCCAGAGGGACGCGCCAGGACGGGGCGTCTCGTACAGGCTCAGCCGCTCCAGGGACACGGGCAGGAAGGTGGCGTCGCGGGAGTAGCCGGCCTCGGGCGACAGCGAGGCGAGCACGAGCTGGAAGCAGGCGTCGAGGAGCGTGGGGTGCAGCAGCCACGCGGTGGAGTCGGCCTCGGCGGGATGGAGCTCGGCCAGGGCCTCGGCGCCGAGGCACCCCAGGCGCGCGAGGCGCTGGAAGGCGGGCCCGTACTGGAGGCCGCGCTGGGCCAGCGCCGCGTAGAGGGCGGTGGAGGGCGTCAGTGGGGCGATGCGCGACTGGAGGGAAGCGAGGGCCTTGGTGTCGGGCCGGCGCGGGACGGACGCGGCGGGCACGAGGGTGGCGCTGGCGTGGCGCACCCAGGCGGAGGTCGCGGTGGCGCGGCTGGAGGCGTGGAAGGCGGAGCCGTCGAGCACCCACTGCACCTGGAGGGCATCGGACTCGGGCAGCACGAGGGCCTGGGTGAAGCGCACCTCCGAGAGCGTCAAGGGGCCGGGACCGAGGGCGGTGCGCGCGGCGGCCAGGGCGGCCTCGAGGTAGGCGGCGGCGGGCAGCACCCCCTGGCCATGGACTCGGTGATCGGAGAGGGCGGGGAGGCCGAGGCAGGACAGCTCCGCCTCGAAGAAGTGGGTGCCCGGAGAGAGGGAGGACTGGAGGTGGGCACCGAGCAGTGGGTGCTCGCCCCGGACGCCGGGACGGGAGCGGGGGGCGGCGGACGCTCGCTCCTGGAACCAGAAGCGCTCGCGTTGCCAGGGGTAGGGGGGGAGATCCTGGCGGGTGGATGTCTCGGGGTGGAGGCGGGTCCAGTCGACGGGCAGTCCCAGGGAGTAGAGCGCCCCCAGGCTGCCCAGAAGACATGGGCGCTCGTCTTCCTGGCGCACCAGGGAGGGCAGCACGCGGGCCGGGTACGCGCCGGCGCGGACGGCCTGCTCGATGGAGGGCAGGAGGATGGGGTGGGGGCTGAGCTCCAGGAAGACGTCGTGGCCGGAGGTCAGCAACTGCTCCACGGCCTGGAAGAAGAGGACGGGCTGGCGCAGGTTGTCCACCCAGTAGGCGGGGCCGAGCGTGGCGCCGTCCAGCACCTGGGCCCGGACGGTCGAGTAGAAGGGCAACTCGCCGGCGCGGGGGGTGAGGCCCTGGAGGACCTGGAGCAGCTCCTCGCGCAGGGGATCCATCTGGGGGCTGTGGCTGGCGACGTCCACCTTGACGAGGCGGCAGAAGACGTCGCGCCGCTGGAGCGAGTCGAGCACCCGCTGGAGGGCGGCGGGGTCTCCGGAGAGCACGGTGGAGCGGGGCCCGTTGGAGACGGCCACGGAGAGCGCGTCCTCGAAGCCCCGCAGGGCGAGGCGGGCCTCGTCGAGGGACAGCTCGACGAGCGCCATGGCGCCCTGGCCGCTGGTGCGGCGCAGCAGGAGGCTGCGCTGGCAGATGATGAGGGCGGCGTCCTGGAGCGAGAGGATGCCGGCGACATGGGCGGCGGCCACCTCGCCCATGCTGTGGCCGACGACGGCGTGAGGCCGCACGCCCCACGAGCGCCAGAGGGCGGCCAGCGCCACCTGGAGGGCGAAGAGGACGGGTTGGATGACGTCGATGCGCTCGAGCAGGGGCGAGGCGGGCCAGGCGCGCAGCACCTCGAGCAGACGCCAGGAGACGTGGTGCGCGAAGGCGGCCTCACAGGCCTCGAGCGCTTCCCGGAAGACGGGCTCCTGCTCCAGCAGGCGGCGGCCCATGCCGGGCCACTGCGAGCCCTGTCCGGGGAACACGAACACCGGCTTGAGCGGCAGCTCCGCGCGCATGCCCGTGGACGTGCCCGGCCGGGCCTCGCCCCGCAGATGCGCGTCCAGGCGCTCGGCCAGCTCCTCCCGCGAGCGCCCCACCACCGCGAGCCGGTGGGCATGGTGCCCGCGGCGCACGCTCGCGGTGAAGCACAGCTCCTCCACGCGCTCCGCCCGAGGCTCGCTCAGCAGGGAGCGCCAGGCGCCGGCCAGGGCCTCCAGGGCCTCGGGGGCGTGCGCGGACAGGGGCAGCAGGAACGCCTCGTCCTCGCGGACGGGACGCGGGGGCGCGGCGGGGCGAGGGGCCTCCTCCAGCACCACGTGGGCGTTGGTCCCGGTGATGCCGAACGCGCTCACGCCGGCCAGCGCGGGCTCCGCTCCGGGCCAGGGCGTCAGCGCCTGGGGAATGACGACGGGCAGCTCGTCCCAGGGAATCTGGGGGTTGGGCGTCTGGAAGTGGAGGCTGGGCGGAATGGCGCGGTGCTGGAGCGCCATCACCACCTTCATCATCCCGGCGAGCCCCGCCGCTCCCTCGGTGTGCCCGATGTTCGTCTTCACCGAGCCCACGAAACAGGGCCGCTCCCGCTCCCTGTTCTCGCCCAGCACCGACGCGAGCGCCCCGAGTTCGATCGGATCTCCCGCGCGCGTGCCGGTGCCGTGCGCCTCCACGTAGCCCACGCGCGAGGGCTCCACGCCCGCGGCGCGATAGGCCTCGCGCAGCAGCGCTTGCTGACCCTCGCGGCCTGGCGTGACGAGGTGCCCGCTGCTCTGCCCGTCGTTGTTGACCGCGCTGCCACGGATGACGGCGCGGATGGGATCTCCCTCCCGGAGCGCCTGGGAGAGCGGCTTGAGCACCAGCACCGCCACGCCCTCGCTGCGCACGTAGCCATTGGCGCGCGCGTCGCCGAACTTGCTGCGCCCGTCCGGCGACAGCATCGTCGAGCGCGAGTAGGCCAGGGTGACGTACGGCTCGAGGATCAGATTGCTGGCGCCGACCAGCGCCACCTGGCACTCGCCCTGCCGCAGGCTTTGACAGGCCAGGTGCACCGCCACCAGGGACGAGGAACAGGCCGTATCCACCGTCAGGCTGGGGCCTCGCACGTCCAGGAAGTAGGACAACCGGCCCGACGCCGCGTACCGCCCGCCGCCCGTCGTCGCATGGACGTCGAGCTCGGGCAGCGCCTCGTACATGCGCAGCTCGTAGTCGTTCGTCCACATGCCGACGAACACCCCGGTGGCGTGGCGCGGCAACTTCTCCGGTACCTGCCCGCCGTCCTCCAACGCCTCCCAGGCCACTTCCAGCAGCAGCCGCTGCTGGGGATCCATCAGGTTCGTTTCACGCGGGGAGAGCTGGAAGAAGCGCGCGTCGAAGCGGTCCACCTGCTCCAGGAAGCCGCCCTTGCGGCTGGCGATCCGCTCTTGCAACCGCTCGGCGTTGAACCGCTCCAACGGGGCGTCGCCGATGGCGTCCACTCCGTCGCGGACCAGTTGCCAGAGCTGGCTCGCCGTGTTCACGCCGCCTGGAAAGCGGCACCCCATTCCAATGATGGCAATAGGCTCCATCGTGCCCTTCCCGTGTGCGTGTGTTCGGGGCCCTGCCGTCGCCGAGGTCTCCCGGGGGAGATCCGTCGGGGGGCAAGGTCCACACCGGGTTTATACGGGAAAGCTGTAAGAATGTGAACACCCAGGGATTCAGGACTGGATCAGCCGGTCGATCGTTTCGAGTTCAAGGGCTCTCCATAGACCCAGGCTCAGCCATTCCTTCGCGAGCAGGGCGGCGCTGTCGTCGCCTGGCTGGATGCTCAGTCGGCCTGCGAGTTCATCCCATTCGCACTCGGAGAGGGATTGGCTGGAGAGCGCACGGCGGTGCAGGGCGAGAAGACGGTCCGCGGCGGAGGCATCCGCCAACTCCGCGAGCACCGGCTCCACGAGAGAGGGATCATCGACCCGCGACAGCTTCGCCAACCCTCGCAGCCGGAGTGACAGGAAGGCCTCTCCGTTCGGACCTGGCCATCGATCCCGGTAGCCGAGCTTGGCGCCTTGTGAGGTGAAACGCGCCAACCACTGCTCGCCGAGGGTCCGTCCATCCCGGGCGAGCGCCCGCAGCATGAGTTGGGTGGAGGTGGATTTCGGCAGCCCGGGGTATTCGGACAAGGCCCGGAGGGTCCAGGGAGAGAGTTCCGCGCCATGATCGGACACGAGCCGGATCACGAGGTCCGTGATGTTTTCCGGTGTATGGCCAAGCGCCGCCATGGCCTCGAGATGGTGAGGGGCCTCGTTCAGCCAGCTGTCGTGGTGAAACGAGTGCAGTCGCTCGATGAGGATGTCGATGCGACGTGGGGCGCTCATGTCCGCCTGTTCGAGGACCTCGAGTGCCTCCTTGATATCGACGTGGCTGGGGAGCCAGAGCACCGCGTGCTGGAGGACGCTTCGAATCGAATCGTTGGGTGGCCTCAAGGACAGCAGGGTTCGCGCTCTCCGGAGGGATTCGGAAGGATAGACATGGGCGAACGCGTACACGGCCGCCTCGACCACGGGAATGAGCCGTTCGTCGCGGCCTCCCAACTCATGAAGCAGGCACGCCGCCTCCACTTGCAGGTCGAACAGCTGCTGCCGGTGGTCCGGGTCGCTCGTGGCGGTGGTGACATCGATGCTCAGCGCTCGACGAAGAACCTCGATGCGCTTGCCGGTGAGCCGTCTTCCCGCTTTCGCCAGCCTGTCGAATCGGAGGATGGCGTGAAGTCCCTCGGGAGGCGTCCGGTGGCGGAGTGCGGTCCGGAGCCAGCGGCGCACGGTCCTTGGCGGAGGGGTGGACGGCTCCTTCCGGGACTTGCACCAGCCCTCGATGAAGGAGAGCGCGTCTTGCCCGATCCCGTCCTCAACGTGCTCGAAGGCGAGCTCGACGGCGAACAGGATGGCGTCGCGGGTGATAGGGACGCGGTACTGAAAGAGAAACGTGAACGCCGAGCGCCTCTCGGGGTTCTGCCTCCGGATGATGGCCCATGCATCCGGGAAGCGCTGGAGCCATTGATAGAGAAACAGCTCGTCGTCATCGAACCTCGTTCGAGCTGGATTCAAACGCGCGATCACCTGCTCCGACAGGCATGGAATCTGGAGGCCGCACCCCTCCGCGAGATGGAGCAGGGCGTCCAGCTGGCTCCTGTCGATCGTCCGAAGACGGGCCGTGAGTGCCGCTTGGACCGCGTCACGCGTGTCCTCGCGCTTCGCGAGGAACCTCGCGGCGCGGCGGAAGCGTGCCTCCTCCACGTCATCGAGCCACGCGGTGAGCCGGGCAATGCCCATGCCGGGCCGATAGACACACAGCGCGTGCATCGCCTCGGCATCGACCCGTGGTTCCTCCCATTCATGGCGGAAATCATGCAGTGCCTCGTTCCACTCCGGTCCCTGGGCGATGACCCGTGATTCATAGGACGCCCCGAGTAGGAGGTGACGCTGCGTTCTCTTGTACGGGTGGCCCGCCCGTTCGAGCGCTTCCATCAATACCGCATGGGCTTTCTCCTCCAGGAAGCCACACCGCAGCGCGACGCGTGCCGCGTCCACCCGGAGCGAGGGGTCCGTGGCCTCGAGCACGCGTGCGATCGAGGGTTGGATCCATTCCCGGGTCTCCTGGGGAAAATGAACGGCGAGTGCTTCGGCGGCCTCCAGGACGCGTTCCACGGAGCTTCCGTCGAGCGCGAGCCGCCACAGGCGGGCCGCGTCGCTCTCCGCGCCCGCGTGATGGAGGCGTCCGGCGAGCCATTCCATCTGGCCCTGGGTCAGCTCATGAGGCGACATCACCCGGCAGGCCTCGATGGCGGCGGGGACCGTCTCCTCGTTGTCGAAGCTTCCCCACAGGAGCAGTCCGTACACCTCCCGCAGGCTCGCTCCCTCTCTCGAATGGAGCGCGAGGCGCTGGCGGACCGCCTCCCGGGCGAAGGACTGCTCTCGCATCAGGCGGAAGAGCGCGTCCGTTGCCACCTCTCCCACCAGGCCTGGCCGGCCCAGTGCCTCCAGCACGTGCTCCAGGGACGAAGGCTCCGCGGTCACGAGCCTCGCGAGCGTGGACGACCAACTGATCCGGGTGAATCCGTCCCTCTCTTTCGGCTCCCTGACGGACTCCACGGGAAGTCCTCGCAGGATGGCTTGCACGGCCGTCGAGGCGAAGGCCTTCATGCGGCTCACGGGCCAATACATGTAATCCTTCACGTGCGTGTCCGTGGCGCGCGCGGCTTCCTCCGCGTCCACGGCCACGATCCGTGCATCCACCCGGTGGTGCCGCCAGATCAGCTCGGACGCCGCCTCCCGCCGGATGGTGGACACCGGGTCCTCCAGCAATTCATACAGGACAGGCACCACGAGGTCCTTGTCCTTCGTGGGCGCCGCGGACACGAGCTTCGCCGCGGCGAGCCGGGTCTCGACGGGGAGCTCCCGGGCCCTCGCGCATTCGAGCCACCCCTCGAGCGGCTTCCATTCCAGATGGGACATGAGCCCGTGCATGTGCTCGTACACGATGCCGAGCACGTCTGGATTTCCCGAGCGCGCGCAGGAGCGCAGCGTCGCCAGTGCCTCCTGGGTGAGCTCGGGCTGGCGGCCAGCCGCGAGCCAGGCCCAATGTGCCCGGGTGGCGTCGTCCGGGGAGCGCATGCCTCGCCGCAGCGCCGCGTGGAGATGCGTGTCATCCGGGGTGAAACGGCGGAGCAGGCGCGCGGCGCACATCCGCCGTTCGGGCTGCCGGTCCTCCAGCCATCGGCGGAGGGTGTCGAGGAGGCCGCGCCGCTCCTCTCCCGCTTGCTCCAGCAACCGTTCCAACTCCTGACGGACCCTGGAGTCGGTCTCGGCGGTTCGCTTCAGGACTTCCTCGAGCATCCCCTCGACCAGGGGGACCACTTCCTGGACGATTCCTCGCGCGTGGGCCCCCAGCGTCGAGTCATCGACCATCCAGTCGAGGAGGGCGTCACGCACGGGTTTCGAGTCGGCGCGCAGCTTCAACACGGCCTTGGCATCCTGCTCGCGGTGCGTGCCCTTGGAGAGCGTCTGCTTCAGCACCTCGGCCACGTCGCCGTCCCACATGCCGGCCACCGCGAGCAGCAGCGCCGATGACAGTCGGAGCTCCCGCTGGGCCTCCGGCTCGGGAATGGGCGTGCGGACGAGTTCTTGTAATTCCTTTCGCAGGGCCTCTCCCCCGCGGCGTACCCGCTCGCCCACGGCCTCCGGGTGGGGTCTCCCGTAGGCCCTGCCAAAATGGCCCAGGACCTCGATGACCTCGTGACTCCACTCCCCCGCCGAGGCGAGGCCGAATGCGCCGAGGACGCGCAACTTCGTATCCAGGCGGCGCTCCAGCCAGCCTTCGCAGAGTTTCCGCGCGGTGGGAACGTCCGCGGCCTCGGGGGCGATGAGGGAGGCGATTCCATCCCGCACGTCGCTCACGCCATGGGGCTCGATGCGGGCGAAGCGCTCCAGGAGCTCCGGGGACAGCCGTGACGTCGGCCCCTTCGTGGCGAGGCGGCCAAAGACCTCCCAGAGGGGATTGGGCGGGGTCCGCTCGAGCAGGTCGGCCCAGGTGGACCACACCCGCTCGGTGAGTTCGGGGTCGAGGCGCAGGTCGTACTCGAGGCAGTCGGACAGGTCCCTCAGACCGGGACGAAGGAACTGGCCCGCGCCACGCTTGTCCCGATCGAGCAACCCCTGGACGAGCGCGGTGACCTCGCCCGTGGCGCCACACACATGGTCGAGGTGCGCGGCGGCGAACTTCAAGACCCACGGGGGAAACCTTGGCTCCGCGAGGATGCGCTCCGCGGCACCGCGCTCTCCATGGCGGACGAGCGCGCGGGCGGCGAGGAACTCGGCGAAGGTCGAGTGCCAGAAGACGAAGACCCCGCCTTCTTCCTGGATGAGTCCTGTTTCGAGCGCGAGGTGGAGTGCCTTGTCCGCAGACTCCCGGGTCACCGCGCCGAGCAGGCGGATGAAGAGCGCCCGCACGCCGCCGCCGCGTTGCTCCTGACGGACCAGCGCGAGCGCGACAGCGGACCAGACGTCCATGAGCCCGTCCGCCTCCGCGCGGGTCAGCCCCAGCGCGGAACGCCACTCCCAGAGGAGCGTGCGGATGAAGTTCTCGAAGACGAAGATCTCGTGCCGGGGGATTCCCTCTTCGTTCGTGGGCGAGAGCGCCAACAGCGTGAGCAGGAGCGGGTTGCCTCCCAGCCGTTGCAGCCGCTTTCCGGGCTGGAGTTCCCTCAACAGGGCGTTCGTGCGGTGGCGGGCGCGGGCCTCGCTCCCGGCGTCCTCGTCCTCGCGTCTCTCGAGGAGCCGGTGCAGGCGGGTGACCAGGTTGCGCCGCTGCCGGGGATGGAGGGGCGCCAGCTGGGTTTGCGCGAGGCGGGGGATGCGCGGGCGGTAGCCGTTGGGCCGCGAGG from Melittangium boletus DSM 14713 includes the following:
- a CDS encoding type I polyketide synthase is translated as MEPIAIIGMGCRFPGGVNTASQLWQLVRDGVDAIGDAPLERFNAERLQERIASRKGGFLEQVDRFDARFFQLSPRETNLMDPQQRLLLEVAWEALEDGGQVPEKLPRHATGVFVGMWTNDYELRMYEALPELDVHATTGGGRYAASGRLSYFLDVRGPSLTVDTACSSSLVAVHLACQSLRQGECQVALVGASNLILEPYVTLAYSRSTMLSPDGRSKFGDARANGYVRSEGVAVLVLKPLSQALREGDPIRAVIRGSAVNNDGQSSGHLVTPGREGQQALLREAYRAAGVEPSRVGYVEAHGTGTRAGDPIELGALASVLGENRERERPCFVGSVKTNIGHTEGAAGLAGMMKVVMALQHRAIPPSLHFQTPNPQIPWDELPVVIPQALTPWPGAEPALAGVSAFGITGTNAHVVLEEAPRPAAPPRPVREDEAFLLPLSAHAPEALEALAGAWRSLLSEPRAERVEELCFTASVRRGHHAHRLAVVGRSREELAERLDAHLRGEARPGTSTGMRAELPLKPVFVFPGQGSQWPGMGRRLLEQEPVFREALEACEAAFAHHVSWRLLEVLRAWPASPLLERIDVIQPVLFALQVALAALWRSWGVRPHAVVGHSMGEVAAAHVAGILSLQDAALIICQRSLLLRRTSGQGAMALVELSLDEARLALRGFEDALSVAVSNGPRSTVLSGDPAALQRVLDSLQRRDVFCRLVKVDVASHSPQMDPLREELLQVLQGLTPRAGELPFYSTVRAQVLDGATLGPAYWVDNLRQPVLFFQAVEQLLTSGHDVFLELSPHPILLPSIEQAVRAGAYPARVLPSLVRQEDERPCLLGSLGALYSLGLPVDWTRLHPETSTRQDLPPYPWQRERFWFQERASAAPRSRPGVRGEHPLLGAHLQSSLSPGTHFFEAELSCLGLPALSDHRVHGQGVLPAAAYLEAALAAARTALGPGPLTLSEVRFTQALVLPESDALQVQWVLDGSAFHASSRATATSAWVRHASATLVPAASVPRRPDTKALASLQSRIAPLTPSTALYAALAQRGLQYGPAFQRLARLGCLGAEALAELHPAEADSTAWLLHPTLLDACFQLVLASLSPEAGYSRDATFLPVSLERLSLYETPRPGASLWAHSRLRPAEPGAEIIAGDLLVLDDQGRLLAEAVGLHFQRVAADVLRTLASRAGRDGRYELQWRPVRRPSPPAEWTPGAWLVFADARGVGTSLVEKLAARGERCVVVTPGPDWRRLSEDGYALDPARPEHFQQLLREAFDSAPRGVVHLWSLDAAGPESTSLESLERALLLGSGGVLHLVQAFSRAGWNESPRLWLVTRGTQAVSGEEKSFALAQAPLWGVGKALAHEHPELRCTCVDLDASGDEAFPLEELDADDTEDQVALRGGTRYSARLARSTPPDSARALAGRIRPDATYLLTGGLGGLGLEVARWLVEQGARHLVLVGRGEPSGEAARALEALRSAGARVHLARADVSRLEALTQALQALGRELPPVRGIVHAAGILDDGTLANLNLERLRRAMSPKVEGAWNLHTLHAGQPLDFFVLFSSVVSVLGSPGQGNYAAGNAFLDALAHHLRAHGVPALSINWGPWSEVGLAARPDRGTRLEGHGLGPLSPPGGVESLAQVLFGARAQVAVMRFDAGAWRQHYPTAARTHLLDELASPQDAATPPPRPTEALRQTLLAAEPGWRRRAQLESHLKAQIAQVLKLSPSRIDARTPLRVLGFDSLMTLELRNRLEASLELKLSATVLWNYPTLEGLVPYLAERMQLSPEPESAPSAAPTPASEPPPPAVEASAVNLNAMLGELDGLSDEDVMNLLSGSTHQS